Proteins co-encoded in one Uloborus diversus isolate 005 chromosome 9, Udiv.v.3.1, whole genome shotgun sequence genomic window:
- the LOC129230609 gene encoding mitochondrial Rho GTPase 1-like isoform X3: MGPKNGKKDVRILLVGEPGVGKTSLILSLVSEEFPEDVPPRAEEITIPADVTPEKVPTNIVDYSAQEQNEDSLVVELHKANVICIVYAVDDDDTIDKITSYWLPFIQEQLGENHQIPVVLVGNKVDLVEYSSLEIILPIMNAYAEIESCVECSAKTLKNISELFYYAQKAVLHPTTPLYVTETRDLTEKCKKALTRIFKICDYDNDEILSDYELNQFQRRCFNTPLQPHALEDVKNLVRKNVDDGIRNDGLTLKGFLFLHVLFIQRGRHETTWAVLRKFGYDDNMQLNKDYLCPRLVVPPGCTTELSHQGYHFLTTLFEKYDQDKDGCLSPSEVSDLFSTCPVIAWGPEIVNVVPTNENGWITLQGYLAEWTLIAALDVNRLMEFLAYLGYISSSDENQLSAIIVTREKKLDLQKRQTSRNVFHCQVIGPQGAGKTSFMQGFIGKNLQQQASINKAQLTHYTVNSLQVYGQEKYVLLHEVDIFGMNDTLTPPELYCDVVCLMYDASHSHSFEYIARLFLKYFSDSKVPVLFIASKADLPVSIQDYALQPMQFCDKHKLPPLQPFTAYGVVRKDAYVKLATMAAYPVYKPAWKLLCQSRHLPLAQDSTVWVKAGLGMAAVALVSLFLVKIIKAASENR; the protein is encoded by the exons CGGGTGTTGGTAAAACATCATTAATATTGTCTTTGGTGAGTGAAGAATTTCCCGAAGATGTACCACCAAGAGCTGAGGAGATCACCATTCCAGCTGATGTCACTCCAGAAAAAGTACCTACAAATATAGTTGACTATTCAG CTCAAGAGCAAAATGAAGATTCTCTAGTTGTAGAGCTGCATAAG GCCAATGTCATATGCATTGTGTATGCTGTAGATGATGATGACACTATAGACAaa ATTACATCATACTGGTTGCCCTTCATACAAGAACAACTGGGTGAAAATCATCAAATTCCTGTTGTGCTTGTAGGAAACAAAGTAGATCTTGTTGAATATAGTTCATTAGAG atTATCCTACCAATTATGAATGCATATGCAGAAATAGAATCATGTGTTGAA tgCTCtgcaaaaacattgaaaaatatttcagaacttttttatTATGCTCAAAAGGCAGTACTTCATCCCACCACCCCTTTATATGTTACTGAAACAAGAGAT ctgactgaaaaatgtaaaaaagctcTCACAAGGATATTCAAG aTCTGTGATTATGATAATGATGAAATTTTAAGCGATTATGAATTAAATCAATTTCAG cGGAGATGTTTCAATACTCCTTTACAACCTCATGCTCTTGAAGATGTAAAAAACCTGGTGCGAAAAAATGTTGATGATGGTATAAGAAATGATGGCTTAACTCTAAAAG GGTTTCTCtttcttcatgttttatttattcaaagaGGAAGACATGAAACTACTTGGGCTGTTCTACGAAAGTTTGGTTACGATGATAACATGCAATTAAATAAGGATTACCTTTGTCCTAG GTTAGTTGTTCCTCCTGGTTGTACAACAGAGCTGAGCCATCAAGGATATCACTTTCTTACCACATTATTCGAAAAATATGATCAG GATAAAGATGGATGCTTATCTCCATCTGAAGTTTCTGATCTATTTAGTACCTGTCCAGTTATTGCTTGGGGTCCTGAAATTGTCAACGTTGTACCTACCAACGAGAATGGATGGATAACTTTGCAAGGATACTTAGCTGAATGGAC GTTAATAGCTGCCTTAGATGTGAATCGTTTGATGGAGTTCCTAGCTTATTTAGGCTACATATCTTCCTCAGATGAAAATCAACTGTCTGCAATTATTG TTACAAGAGAGAAAAAATTAGATTTACAAAAACGCCAAACTAGTCGAAATGTATTTCACTGCCAAGTGATAGGACCACAAGGTGCGGGTAAG ACTTCATTTATGCAAGGCTTCATTGGGAAAAACTTACAGCAGCAGGCTTCTATTAATAAAGCTCAACTGACGCATTACACAGTTAATTCATTACAAGTTTATGGACAAGAAAAATATGTATTG ttacatgaAGTGGACATATTTGGTATGAACGACACGTTAACACCTCCAGAATTGTATTGTGACGTAGTTTGTCTCATGTACGATGCAAGTCATTCCCACTCATTTGAGTACATTGCAAGATTATTTCTG aaatattttagtGACAGTAAGGTGCCTGTGCTATTTATTGCTTCAAAAGCAGATCTGCCGGTTTCTATTCAAGATTATGCTCTTCAGCCGATGCAGTTTTGTGACAAGCACAAGTTACCCCCACTTCAGCCATTCACGGCTTATGGAGTGGTGCGAAAGGACGCTTACGTGAAACTCGCAACAATGGCTGCTTATCC TGTCTACAAACCTGCTTGGAAGCTTCTTTGTCAGTCCAG GCATTTACCATTAGCTCAGGACTCGACTGTTTGGGTCAAAGCTGGTCTTGGCATGGCTGCTGTAGCGTTAGTCAGTCTCTTTCTTGTCAAAATCATCAAGGCCGCATCTGAAAATAG
- the LOC129230609 gene encoding mitochondrial Rho GTPase 1-like isoform X2 — translation MGPKNGKKDVRILLVGEPGVGKTSLILSLVSEEFPEDVPPRAEEITIPADVTPEKVPTNIVDYSAQEQNEDSLVVELHKANVICIVYAVDDDDTIDKITSYWLPFIQEQLGENHQIPVVLVGNKVDLVEYSSLEIILPIMNAYAEIESCVECSAKTLKNISELFYYAQKAVLHPTTPLYVTETRDLTEKCKKALTRIFKICDYDNDEILSDYELNQFQRRCFNTPLQPHALEDVKNLVRKNVDDGIRNDGLTLKGFLFLHVLFIQRGRHETTWAVLRKFGYDDNMQLNKDYLCPRLVVPPGCTTELSHQGYHFLTTLFEKYDQDKDGCLSPSEVSDLFSTCPVIAWGPEIVNVVPTNENGWITLQGYLAEWTLIAALDVNRLMEFLAYLGYISSSDENQLSAIIVTREKKLDLQKRQTSRNVFHCQVIGPQGAGKTSFMQGFIGKNLQQQASINKAQLTHYTVNSLQVYGQEKYVLLHEVDIFGMNDTLTPPELYCDVVCLMYDASHSHSFEYIARLFLKYFSDSKVPVLFIASKADLPVSIQDYALQPMQFCDKHKLPPLQPFTAYGVVRKDAYVKLATMAAYPVYKPAWKLLCQSSYFRHLPLAQDSTVWVKAGLGMAAVALVSLFLVKIIKAASENR, via the exons CGGGTGTTGGTAAAACATCATTAATATTGTCTTTGGTGAGTGAAGAATTTCCCGAAGATGTACCACCAAGAGCTGAGGAGATCACCATTCCAGCTGATGTCACTCCAGAAAAAGTACCTACAAATATAGTTGACTATTCAG CTCAAGAGCAAAATGAAGATTCTCTAGTTGTAGAGCTGCATAAG GCCAATGTCATATGCATTGTGTATGCTGTAGATGATGATGACACTATAGACAaa ATTACATCATACTGGTTGCCCTTCATACAAGAACAACTGGGTGAAAATCATCAAATTCCTGTTGTGCTTGTAGGAAACAAAGTAGATCTTGTTGAATATAGTTCATTAGAG atTATCCTACCAATTATGAATGCATATGCAGAAATAGAATCATGTGTTGAA tgCTCtgcaaaaacattgaaaaatatttcagaacttttttatTATGCTCAAAAGGCAGTACTTCATCCCACCACCCCTTTATATGTTACTGAAACAAGAGAT ctgactgaaaaatgtaaaaaagctcTCACAAGGATATTCAAG aTCTGTGATTATGATAATGATGAAATTTTAAGCGATTATGAATTAAATCAATTTCAG cGGAGATGTTTCAATACTCCTTTACAACCTCATGCTCTTGAAGATGTAAAAAACCTGGTGCGAAAAAATGTTGATGATGGTATAAGAAATGATGGCTTAACTCTAAAAG GGTTTCTCtttcttcatgttttatttattcaaagaGGAAGACATGAAACTACTTGGGCTGTTCTACGAAAGTTTGGTTACGATGATAACATGCAATTAAATAAGGATTACCTTTGTCCTAG GTTAGTTGTTCCTCCTGGTTGTACAACAGAGCTGAGCCATCAAGGATATCACTTTCTTACCACATTATTCGAAAAATATGATCAG GATAAAGATGGATGCTTATCTCCATCTGAAGTTTCTGATCTATTTAGTACCTGTCCAGTTATTGCTTGGGGTCCTGAAATTGTCAACGTTGTACCTACCAACGAGAATGGATGGATAACTTTGCAAGGATACTTAGCTGAATGGAC GTTAATAGCTGCCTTAGATGTGAATCGTTTGATGGAGTTCCTAGCTTATTTAGGCTACATATCTTCCTCAGATGAAAATCAACTGTCTGCAATTATTG TTACAAGAGAGAAAAAATTAGATTTACAAAAACGCCAAACTAGTCGAAATGTATTTCACTGCCAAGTGATAGGACCACAAGGTGCGGGTAAG ACTTCATTTATGCAAGGCTTCATTGGGAAAAACTTACAGCAGCAGGCTTCTATTAATAAAGCTCAACTGACGCATTACACAGTTAATTCATTACAAGTTTATGGACAAGAAAAATATGTATTG ttacatgaAGTGGACATATTTGGTATGAACGACACGTTAACACCTCCAGAATTGTATTGTGACGTAGTTTGTCTCATGTACGATGCAAGTCATTCCCACTCATTTGAGTACATTGCAAGATTATTTCTG aaatattttagtGACAGTAAGGTGCCTGTGCTATTTATTGCTTCAAAAGCAGATCTGCCGGTTTCTATTCAAGATTATGCTCTTCAGCCGATGCAGTTTTGTGACAAGCACAAGTTACCCCCACTTCAGCCATTCACGGCTTATGGAGTGGTGCGAAAGGACGCTTACGTGAAACTCGCAACAATGGCTGCTTATCC TGTCTACAAACCTGCTTGGAAGCTTCTTTGTCAGTCCAG TTATTTCAGGCATTTACCATTAGCTCAGGACTCGACTGTTTGGGTCAAAGCTGGTCTTGGCATGGCTGCTGTAGCGTTAGTCAGTCTCTTTCTTGTCAAAATCATCAAGGCCGCATCTGAAAATAG
- the LOC129230609 gene encoding mitochondrial Rho GTPase 1-like isoform X1 yields MGPKNGKKDVRILLVGEPGVGKTSLILSLVSEEFPEDVPPRAEEITIPADVTPEKVPTNIVDYSAQEQNEDSLVVELHKANVICIVYAVDDDDTIDKITSYWLPFIQEQLGENHQIPVVLVGNKVDLVEYSSLEIILPIMNAYAEIESCVECSAKTLKNISELFYYAQKAVLHPTTPLYVTETRDLTEKCKKALTRIFKICDYDNDEILSDYELNQFQRRCFNTPLQPHALEDVKNLVRKNVDDGIRNDGLTLKGFLFLHVLFIQRGRHETTWAVLRKFGYDDNMQLNKDYLCPRLVVPPGCTTELSHQGYHFLTTLFEKYDQDKDGCLSPSEVSDLFSTCPVIAWGPEIVNVVPTNENGWITLQGYLAEWTLIAALDVNRLMEFLAYLGYISSSDENQLSAIIVTREKKLDLQKRQTSRNVFHCQVIGPQGAGKTSFMQGFIGKNLQQQASINKAQLTHYTVNSLQVYGQEKYVLLHEVDIFGMNDTLTPPELYCDVVCLMYDASHSHSFEYIARLFLKYFSDSKVPVLFIASKADLPVSIQDYALQPMQFCDKHKLPPLQPFTAYGVVRKDAYVKLATMAAYPVYKPAWKLLCQSRHLPLAQDSTVWVKAGLGMAAVALVSLFLVKIIKAASENRFDMSVFNISPPRCKNFMILRGSSVHKQ; encoded by the exons CGGGTGTTGGTAAAACATCATTAATATTGTCTTTGGTGAGTGAAGAATTTCCCGAAGATGTACCACCAAGAGCTGAGGAGATCACCATTCCAGCTGATGTCACTCCAGAAAAAGTACCTACAAATATAGTTGACTATTCAG CTCAAGAGCAAAATGAAGATTCTCTAGTTGTAGAGCTGCATAAG GCCAATGTCATATGCATTGTGTATGCTGTAGATGATGATGACACTATAGACAaa ATTACATCATACTGGTTGCCCTTCATACAAGAACAACTGGGTGAAAATCATCAAATTCCTGTTGTGCTTGTAGGAAACAAAGTAGATCTTGTTGAATATAGTTCATTAGAG atTATCCTACCAATTATGAATGCATATGCAGAAATAGAATCATGTGTTGAA tgCTCtgcaaaaacattgaaaaatatttcagaacttttttatTATGCTCAAAAGGCAGTACTTCATCCCACCACCCCTTTATATGTTACTGAAACAAGAGAT ctgactgaaaaatgtaaaaaagctcTCACAAGGATATTCAAG aTCTGTGATTATGATAATGATGAAATTTTAAGCGATTATGAATTAAATCAATTTCAG cGGAGATGTTTCAATACTCCTTTACAACCTCATGCTCTTGAAGATGTAAAAAACCTGGTGCGAAAAAATGTTGATGATGGTATAAGAAATGATGGCTTAACTCTAAAAG GGTTTCTCtttcttcatgttttatttattcaaagaGGAAGACATGAAACTACTTGGGCTGTTCTACGAAAGTTTGGTTACGATGATAACATGCAATTAAATAAGGATTACCTTTGTCCTAG GTTAGTTGTTCCTCCTGGTTGTACAACAGAGCTGAGCCATCAAGGATATCACTTTCTTACCACATTATTCGAAAAATATGATCAG GATAAAGATGGATGCTTATCTCCATCTGAAGTTTCTGATCTATTTAGTACCTGTCCAGTTATTGCTTGGGGTCCTGAAATTGTCAACGTTGTACCTACCAACGAGAATGGATGGATAACTTTGCAAGGATACTTAGCTGAATGGAC GTTAATAGCTGCCTTAGATGTGAATCGTTTGATGGAGTTCCTAGCTTATTTAGGCTACATATCTTCCTCAGATGAAAATCAACTGTCTGCAATTATTG TTACAAGAGAGAAAAAATTAGATTTACAAAAACGCCAAACTAGTCGAAATGTATTTCACTGCCAAGTGATAGGACCACAAGGTGCGGGTAAG ACTTCATTTATGCAAGGCTTCATTGGGAAAAACTTACAGCAGCAGGCTTCTATTAATAAAGCTCAACTGACGCATTACACAGTTAATTCATTACAAGTTTATGGACAAGAAAAATATGTATTG ttacatgaAGTGGACATATTTGGTATGAACGACACGTTAACACCTCCAGAATTGTATTGTGACGTAGTTTGTCTCATGTACGATGCAAGTCATTCCCACTCATTTGAGTACATTGCAAGATTATTTCTG aaatattttagtGACAGTAAGGTGCCTGTGCTATTTATTGCTTCAAAAGCAGATCTGCCGGTTTCTATTCAAGATTATGCTCTTCAGCCGATGCAGTTTTGTGACAAGCACAAGTTACCCCCACTTCAGCCATTCACGGCTTATGGAGTGGTGCGAAAGGACGCTTACGTGAAACTCGCAACAATGGCTGCTTATCC TGTCTACAAACCTGCTTGGAAGCTTCTTTGTCAGTCCAG GCATTTACCATTAGCTCAGGACTCGACTGTTTGGGTCAAAGCTGGTCTTGGCATGGCTGCTGTAGCGTTAGTCAGTCTCTTTCTTGTCAAAATCATCAAGGCCGCATCTGAAAATAG